One region of Edaphobacter bradus genomic DNA includes:
- a CDS encoding helix-turn-helix domain-containing protein produces MAKGGPLTSLSLTAEDHAQLVAWSKRPKTAQGLAMRSRVVLLAAEGRSNTMIASQLSVTLHTVGKCRQRYLDLGLDGLVDEPLPGTSRKLSDQDVERVLALTLESTPADATHWSTRSLSKQTGLGRASIQRIWRAFSLAPHRSGTFKLSKDPPFLDMVVGFHTCE; encoded by the coding sequence ATGGCGAAAGGTGGTCCGCTCACTTCGTTGTCTTTGACTGCTGAAGATCATGCCCAGCTTGTGGCCTGGAGCAAGCGTCCCAAGACGGCACAGGGACTGGCGATGCGCTCCCGGGTGGTTCTTTTGGCCGCTGAGGGACGGAGTAACACGATGATTGCAAGTCAGCTGTCGGTGACATTGCATACTGTGGGTAAGTGTCGACAGCGATATCTGGACCTGGGTTTGGACGGGCTGGTGGATGAACCGCTCCCCGGCACATCGCGTAAGCTCAGTGACCAAGATGTGGAGCGGGTGCTGGCTCTCACCCTGGAATCAACACCTGCCGATGCCACGCACTGGTCCACGCGTTCTTTGTCCAAGCAGACAGGACTAGGTCGGGCGTCGATCCAGCGCATCTGGCGGGCGTTCTCGCTGGCTCCGCATCGTTCAGGGACCTTCAAGCTATCGAAAGACCCGCCGTTCCTTGACATGGTAGTTGGCTTTCATACATGCGAATAG
- a CDS encoding potassium channel family protein, whose protein sequence is MTQIHRIAILIPLAVGVGAVVCTIVIHGLALVTTVAFFRYERRLGRAGAGFWSDLRIVVTVVSFAFVAHLIEIALWAALFVICGEFSEFSAAYYHSAVNYTTLGYGDVIMTPSWKLLGPLEAADGALMFGVSTGMVFAVIQHLIQTRFIDLRK, encoded by the coding sequence ATGACGCAAATTCATCGAATCGCGATCCTGATTCCATTGGCGGTTGGCGTCGGCGCCGTCGTATGTACGATCGTGATCCACGGGCTGGCTTTGGTCACAACGGTAGCCTTCTTTCGCTATGAAAGAAGACTCGGCCGCGCGGGTGCGGGCTTCTGGAGCGATCTTAGAATCGTTGTGACGGTGGTATCATTCGCATTCGTGGCGCATCTGATTGAGATCGCCTTGTGGGCGGCGTTGTTTGTAATCTGCGGAGAATTTTCGGAGTTCAGCGCCGCCTACTACCACTCAGCAGTCAACTATACGACCTTGGGTTACGGTGATGTGATTATGACGCCGTCGTGGAAATTGCTGGGACCGCTGGAAGCAGCAGATGGAGCGCTCATGTTCGGTGTTTCGACAGGGATGGTCTTTGCTGTCATTCAACATTTGATTCAGACTAGGTTTATAGATCTCAGGAAGTGA
- a CDS encoding LacI family DNA-binding transcriptional regulator: MSKNNLRTSKTGLREIASAAGVSISTASRVLNGSSRVDPSLQKSVLDVVAKLNIDLSQRDKAKSLAFLVGNRGMNDAFHSRILLGAEASCVAHGWDILFLCFNYSPNTPWKELPLPKVVQRHDMVRGVLLTGTNFGNLIELLYNKGITSVALGNNLIGDPKLLNTDAVFSDDIQGSTDATRYLISLGHRDIWFLGNNHLPWFARCYSGYCRAMEEAGLAPRQCSIDSEDSEEIGYLGIKSLLARGERVTAVFAGNDPTAHGVYKGLRDSGMSIPDDVSVVGCNDTFGGMLYPALTTVREFPEQLGKQMVELLLNRIAKPSLAPQAVTVPTQFIKRDSCRPISTPIESPAKEIPLESCL; the protein is encoded by the coding sequence ATGAGCAAAAACAATCTTCGAACGAGCAAGACTGGACTACGCGAGATCGCATCCGCTGCCGGCGTCAGCATATCGACTGCCTCCCGTGTACTGAATGGAAGCAGCAGGGTTGACCCCTCCCTCCAAAAGTCCGTTTTGGATGTAGTGGCAAAGCTGAACATCGATCTATCCCAGCGAGACAAGGCCAAGTCTCTGGCCTTTCTGGTCGGCAACCGGGGCATGAACGACGCCTTTCACTCGCGGATTCTGCTTGGCGCCGAGGCCTCCTGCGTCGCACACGGATGGGACATTCTGTTCCTGTGTTTCAATTATTCGCCCAACACACCATGGAAAGAACTGCCCCTTCCAAAGGTAGTGCAGCGCCACGATATGGTTCGCGGAGTGCTCCTGACCGGCACTAACTTCGGAAATCTCATTGAGCTGCTCTACAACAAAGGGATAACTTCAGTCGCACTCGGCAACAACCTGATCGGCGACCCTAAATTGCTGAATACCGATGCGGTTTTTTCCGATGATATTCAGGGTAGTACGGATGCAACCCGTTACCTGATCAGCTTGGGCCATCGCGACATCTGGTTTCTGGGAAATAATCACCTTCCCTGGTTTGCCCGCTGTTATAGCGGCTACTGCCGGGCCATGGAAGAAGCAGGCCTCGCACCGAGGCAATGCAGCATTGATTCGGAAGACAGCGAAGAAATTGGATATCTTGGAATCAAGTCATTGCTGGCTCGGGGCGAACGCGTGACGGCAGTGTTTGCCGGCAACGATCCAACTGCTCACGGCGTCTACAAGGGGCTCAGAGATTCCGGCATGTCCATTCCAGACGATGTGAGCGTGGTGGGCTGCAACGACACATTTGGCGGAATGTTGTACCCCGCGTTAACCACCGTCCGTGAATTCCCTGAGCAGTTAGGGAAGCAAATGGTGGAACTTCTTTTGAATCGAATTGCCAAGCCAAGCCTGGCTCCTCAGGCCGTTACTGTTCCTACGCAGTTCATCAAAAGGGACTCTTGCCGCCCCATCTCGACCCCGATAGAGAGCCCAGCGAAGGAAATCCCTCTAGAGTCGTGTCTCTGA